One part of the Rutidosis leptorrhynchoides isolate AG116_Rl617_1_P2 chromosome 1, CSIRO_AGI_Rlap_v1, whole genome shotgun sequence genome encodes these proteins:
- the LOC139903828 gene encoding NAD-dependent malic enzyme 59 kDa isoform, mitochondrial-like, with the protein MLRRTVARSATVAGNLRHSRRFSIAASSTVIPSPCIVHKRGADILHDPWFNKDTGFPLTERDRLGLRGLLPPRVISFEQQYERFMDSYRSLEKNTTGQPDDTVALAKWRILNRLHDRNETLYYKVLIDNIKTFAPIIYTPTVGLVCQNYSGLFRRPRGMYFSAKDKGEMMSIVYNWPAPEVDMIVLTDGSRILGLGDLGVQGIGIPIGKLDMYVAAAGINPQRVLPIMLDVGTNNEKLLEDSLYLGLRERRLEGEEYISVVDELMEALYTRWPKAIIQFEDFQFKWAFETLQRYRKKYCMFNDDIQGTAGVALAGLLGTVRAQGQSLSDFVNQKIVVVGAGSAGLGVLNMAYQAVSRMAGTKARPQFYLIDKDGLITKQRSGVNPSAAPFAKAVEEVESVGLREGSGILEVVKKVKPHVLVGLSGVGGIFNEQVLKAMRDSDSSKPAIFAMSNPTNNAECTAADAFKYAGDNIVFGSGSPFQNVDLGNGKVGYVNQANNMYLFPGIGLGALLSGAHIISDGMLQAASECLASYMTEEEIQKGKFYPSIDSIRDITAEVGAAVLRTAVNEEVAEGRGEVGVKELTRMSKEETVEYVTRHMWYPVYSPLVHEK; encoded by the exons ATGTTGAGAAGGACGGTGGCTCGATCTGCTACGGTCGCCGGAAACTTACGTCATTCACGACGGTTTTCAATAGCGGCGTCGTCGACGGTAATTCCTAGTCCGTGTATTGTTCATAAGCGTGGAGCTGATATTCTTCATGATCCATGGTTTAATAAG GATACTGGATTTCCTTTAACAGAAAGAGACCGTCTTGGGCTTCGTGGTCTTCTCCCACCTCGTGTTATATCATTTGAACAGCAATATGAGAGATTCA TGGATTCGTATCGATCGTTGGAAAAGAATACAACCGGTCAACCAGATGATACCGTAGCCTTGGCAAAATGGAGAATCTTAAATAGACTACATGACAGGAACGAGACATTATACTATAAA GTacttattgataatattaaaactTTTGCTCCAATAATCTACACTCCTACAGTAGGCTTGGTATGCCAAAACTATTCAGGATTGTTTAGACGTCCACGTGGCATGTATTTCAGTGCGAAAGATAAAGGAGAGATGATGTCGATTGTCTATAACTGGCCAGCTCCTGAG GTGGACATGATAGTGCTTACAGATGGCAGTCGTATACTGGGGTTAGGTGATCTCGGAGTTCAGGGAATTGGAATTCCTATTGGGAAACTTGATATGTATGTTGCTGCTGCTGGTATCAATCCACAAAGG GTCCTTCCTATTATGCTTGATGTTGGAACCAACAACGAAAAGCTACTAGAAGACAGTCTCT ATTTAGGATTACGGGAACGAAGATTGGAAGGAGAAGAATATATATCAGTAGTGGATGAATTGATGGAAGCACTTTATACACGTTGGCCAAAAGCTATTATCCAG TTTGAAGATTTTCAATTCAAGTGGGCATTTGAAACTCTTCAAAGATACAGAAAAAAGTACTGCATGTTTAATGATGACATACAG GGGACTGCCGGTGTTGCGTTAGCTGGACTGCTCGGAACTGTTAGAGCACAAGGTCAATCATTGTCTGACTTTGTAAACCAaaagattgttgttgttggagcTGGAAG TGCAGGGCTTGGTGTTCTTAATATGGCGTATCAGGCTGTTTCAAGAATGGCAGGAACAAAAGCAAGACCCCAGTTTTACTTAATTGATAAAGAT GGTTTAATCACAAAACAGAGAAGTGGTGTTAACCCATCAGCTGCACCATTTGCGAAAGCCGTCGAAGAGGTTGAAAGCGTAGGTCTTCGGGAGGGATCTGGTATCCTTGAAGTG GTAAAAAAGGTCAAGCCTCATGTCCTTGTTGGCTTATCTGGAGTTGGAGGTATTTTCAATGAACAG GTGCTGAAAGCCATGCGAGATTCTGACTCCTCTAAACCGGCTATCTTTGCCATGTCAAATCCAACAAATAACG CTGAATGCACTGCTGCCGATGCGTTTAAATATGCTGGAGATAACATAGTTTTTGGAAGCGGAAGCCCTTTTCAGAATGTTGATCTTG GAAATGGAAAAGTTGGCTATGTAAATCAAGCAAATAATATGTATCTGTTCCCCGG GATTGGCTTGGGAGCTTTGCTTTCTGGTGCTCATATTATCTCTGATGGAATGTTGCAAGCAGCGTCTGAATG TCTTGCCTCATATATGACAGAGGAAGAGATTCAGAAGGGTAAATTCTACCCATCGATCGACAG TATTCGAGATATTACTGCTGAAGTAGGAGCTGCTGTGCTTCGGACAGCAGTCAATGAAGAAGTAGCAGAAGGACGAGGTGAAGTGGGAGTGAAGGAGCTCACACGCATGTCAAAA GAAGAAACTGTGGAATATGTAACGAGGCACATGTGGTATCCCGTTTATAGTCCCCTTGTTCACGAGAAATAA